From a single Mesotoga sp. UBA6090 genomic region:
- a CDS encoding ABC transporter permease has translation MTEKKIHFQQILTKFGTIIALIVVFVVFASFVSGFIQVRNLLNILRQIALLAIISEGFTMCLIVGELDLSFAHVASLTSVIVAGLIISGMNPLLAIIISLSVGAAFGIVAGLLVTKVGIPSLITTLATGIIATGLIYAYTKGVSFYGKMPESFLALGRGDIGPIPSLVIIMLIVVFAAHLMINNMKIGKYMQATGANKMAARLAGVNTDKYKTLALVLSGMGASFTGILLTSKLGAANPEGATGFMMDGFAAALLGETVLSVGRASPFGTFIGALMIGVLNNGMTLAGAPYYMQDITKGAIIILSVTITSIQAKKLEGE, from the coding sequence ATGACAGAAAAGAAGATTCATTTTCAGCAAATCCTAACGAAGTTCGGCACGATAATCGCTCTGATCGTTGTATTTGTGGTTTTCGCTTCATTCGTTTCCGGATTTATTCAGGTGAGAAACCTCCTGAACATCTTGAGACAGATTGCGCTTCTAGCAATTATTTCCGAAGGCTTCACAATGTGTCTAATAGTTGGGGAACTCGACTTATCATTTGCCCATGTAGCGAGTCTTACAAGCGTAATAGTCGCTGGACTAATCATCTCTGGAATGAATCCCCTCCTAGCAATCATCATATCGCTTTCCGTTGGAGCGGCATTTGGAATAGTCGCCGGATTGCTTGTAACAAAGGTTGGAATCCCTTCTCTCATAACCACTCTGGCAACGGGGATAATCGCTACTGGACTAATTTACGCATACACAAAGGGAGTTTCATTCTACGGCAAGATGCCGGAATCTTTCCTTGCGTTGGGTAGGGGCGATATTGGGCCTATTCCGTCACTCGTAATCATTATGCTCATAGTAGTATTCGCCGCGCATTTGATGATAAATAACATGAAGATCGGCAAATACATGCAGGCCACAGGGGCGAACAAGATGGCAGCTAGATTGGCCGGCGTAAATACTGATAAGTACAAGACTCTCGCCTTGGTCCTCTCCGGCATGGGCGCTTCATTCACCGGAATTCTTCTGACATCAAAACTTGGTGCGGCCAATCCTGAAGGAGCTACGGGGTTCATGATGGATGGCTTCGCTGCGGCACTCCTTGGCGAGACGGTTCTTAGCGTGGGAAGGGCCAGCCCTTTTGGAACATTTATTGGGGCCCTTATGATCGGTGTCTTGAACAACGGAATGACATTGGCAGGGGCGCCCTACTACATGCAGGATATTACAAAGGGAGCAATAATAATTCTTTCGGTTACCATAACTTCTATCCAGGCAAAGAAGCTGGAAGGAGAATAA
- a CDS encoding sugar ABC transporter substrate-binding protein, giving the protein MKRLFAVLLVTIMISASMLAVKIGFIATNFSSESQARVLNEFAKICSEKGWDLVQLNSMGSDETQSTQIENLVQMKVDAIVLAMGHPNVVIDALQKAFDAGIPVITIDSGYVDGVVADITSDNFVIGAKMSTYLVDSLGGNGDIIVIKFVKHYGTRRRGSVLDVVLTEYPGINVLAEYSVVASARFMDDTRSAMETFALKYGDEIDGVWCAFDQLAYAAADVLTEYGITDALIVGADGNEETFRRIASGNMTATVAQPFEGMASTAAEIIDKIVQGMDPAEAAGRKIIYADAPLIDKSNLPE; this is encoded by the coding sequence GTGAAAAGGTTGTTTGCTGTTCTATTAGTAACGATTATGATCTCGGCATCGATGCTTGCAGTGAAGATTGGTTTCATTGCGACAAATTTCTCTTCTGAATCACAGGCAAGAGTTCTGAATGAATTCGCGAAAATCTGCAGTGAAAAGGGCTGGGATCTTGTCCAGCTGAATTCGATGGGATCAGATGAAACACAATCAACTCAGATCGAGAATCTGGTCCAGATGAAAGTAGACGCAATCGTTTTGGCAATGGGTCATCCAAATGTCGTTATCGATGCTCTTCAGAAGGCGTTTGACGCTGGAATTCCCGTAATTACAATCGACTCCGGATACGTCGATGGAGTAGTTGCAGACATCACTTCAGACAACTTCGTTATCGGAGCGAAGATGTCCACTTATCTCGTGGATTCTCTAGGCGGTAATGGCGACATAATCGTCATCAAGTTTGTGAAGCATTACGGAACCAGAAGAAGAGGATCCGTTCTGGATGTAGTTCTAACAGAATACCCGGGAATAAACGTTCTGGCTGAATACAGCGTGGTTGCATCCGCGAGGTTTATGGACGATACTAGATCTGCAATGGAGACCTTTGCCCTCAAGTATGGGGACGAGATTGACGGTGTCTGGTGTGCTTTTGATCAGCTAGCTTATGCTGCGGCCGATGTTCTCACTGAATATGGAATAACAGACGCTCTGATAGTCGGAGCCGATGGAAATGAAGAAACCTTTAGAAGAATCGCAAGTGGCAATATGACGGCCACGGTTGCTCAACCCTTCGAAGGTATGGCTTCAACGGCTGCAGAAATAATCGACAAGATCGTTCAGGGAATGGACCCAGCAGAAGCGGCCGGAAGAAAGATAATATACGCGGATGCTCCATTAATTGACAAGTCGAATCTTCCAGAGTAA
- a CDS encoding xylulokinase, which produces MYLGVDMGTSSIKATLLDEKGNIVGRSRVESVVVSPEEGFFEVEAEKNWWLGFGKALESICRGNDVKRIKGLCISSVCGTFVPVDNELRPLYNAILYGIDTRATDQIERLNNSFGKEYLKNHLGGEFTTHSVIPKTLWLKENRPETYEKTFRFVESNNFVSGRLTGKTAWDFPTAAGTRLLDFETRDLPREIIRKAGLDENKFPGLSWPLSIVGSVNASSSRETGLKEAIPVVAGACDINGEAMACGGINPGDLVVVFGSTTSTLFTTKGFHLLDGFAPGVSILEGTFRLGAATSSGGRFVGWMRELLQSEIVGESDYGPTGIIILPYIDGARAPYDNPSAKGVIFGLQKTNDKQSLIKASLESLGYEIDLLIRRLETVSHVPQVIHVLGGMAACGLLLQVVANITGRELHVFKDIDASYGDALMAMTADCDYSDIEKLDAVTEERNKAVKILPDLELNAEYKSFSSKYEKLYSSIEDIF; this is translated from the coding sequence TTGTATCTTGGCGTAGACATGGGGACTTCTTCAATAAAGGCAACTCTGCTCGATGAAAAGGGGAATATTGTAGGGCGATCCAGGGTTGAAAGTGTTGTCGTAAGCCCGGAAGAGGGTTTCTTTGAAGTAGAGGCAGAAAAGAACTGGTGGTTGGGCTTCGGGAAGGCTCTGGAATCTATCTGTCGAGGCAACGATGTAAAGAGAATTAAAGGCCTCTGCATCAGTTCAGTTTGTGGTACGTTCGTTCCGGTTGACAATGAATTGAGGCCCCTATACAACGCCATCCTATATGGAATAGATACAAGAGCGACAGATCAGATTGAAAGGCTGAACAATTCTTTCGGGAAGGAATACCTAAAGAATCATCTTGGAGGAGAGTTTACAACCCATTCTGTAATCCCAAAGACGCTGTGGCTAAAGGAGAATAGACCGGAAACCTACGAGAAAACCTTTCGTTTCGTTGAAAGCAACAACTTCGTTTCTGGACGCCTAACAGGAAAGACTGCTTGGGATTTCCCCACGGCTGCCGGAACAAGATTGCTTGATTTTGAAACCCGTGATTTACCCAGAGAAATCATTAGAAAAGCGGGTTTAGATGAGAACAAGTTCCCCGGTCTTTCGTGGCCTCTCAGCATTGTCGGCAGCGTAAATGCATCTTCATCTAGGGAGACAGGTTTGAAAGAAGCAATTCCGGTCGTTGCCGGTGCGTGTGACATAAACGGAGAGGCGATGGCCTGTGGCGGAATAAATCCCGGTGATTTGGTCGTCGTTTTTGGATCTACTACGAGTACGTTATTTACAACCAAAGGATTCCATCTTCTAGATGGTTTCGCTCCGGGCGTATCAATTCTTGAGGGCACATTTAGACTTGGTGCAGCCACTTCCTCTGGAGGGAGATTTGTCGGCTGGATGAGAGAGCTGCTCCAGTCTGAGATTGTCGGAGAAAGTGACTATGGTCCAACGGGGATCATAATTCTCCCATACATCGATGGCGCTAGAGCTCCCTACGACAATCCGTCAGCCAAGGGTGTGATTTTCGGTCTTCAGAAAACGAATGACAAACAATCACTTATTAAAGCTTCTTTGGAGAGTCTTGGTTACGAAATCGATCTATTGATAAGGAGATTGGAGACAGTATCACATGTTCCACAAGTAATTCATGTTCTTGGGGGCATGGCAGCCTGCGGTCTTCTCCTTCAAGTTGTGGCAAACATAACAGGAAGGGAACTGCACGTCTTCAAGGACATCGATGCATCATACGGAGATGCTCTTATGGCCATGACCGCAGATTGTGACTATTCAGATATCGAGAAGCTTGACG